The genomic DNA GCGTGGTCGCCACGCCGTAAGGGATCGCCGCGACGCGAGTCGCCATGCGCAACAAACGAGCCAGCGGATCTCTCCGCTGGCCCGACATGATAGGACGAATATCCATTTACAGCGATTCGATGACCGAGTTGAACGTTGCGCTAGGCCGCATCGCGTTGCTCAGCTTTTCTGGATTGGGCTGATAGTAGCCGCCCAAATCGACAGGTTGGCCTTGAGCATCGCTGAGTTCGGCGACGATCTTCGCTTCCTGATCGGCCAACTGGCTGGCGACGGCTGCAAATCGTTGTTGCAGTTCAGCGTCTTGCGTTTGCGCGGCCAGTGCCTGAGCCCAATAGAGCGTCAGATAGAAGTGGCTGCCACGGTTGTCGATCTCTTTAACTTTTCGCGACGGCGACTTGTCGTTGTCCAGGAATGTTCCCGTCGCGGTGTTCAGCGTTTCCGCCAGAACCAAGGCTTTCTTGTTGCCTGTCTTGGTTCCCAGATCTTCCAGCGAGACAGCCAATGCCAAGAATTCGCCTAACGAATCCCAACGCAGGTGCCCCTCTTCGACAAATTGCTGAACATGTTTGGGAGCCGATCCGCCAGCACCGGTTTCGAACAAGCCACCGCCGGCCAGCAGCGGTACGATCGAAAGCATCTTGGCGCTGGTTCCCAGTTCGAGAATCGGGAACAGATCGGTCAGGTAATCTCGCAACACGTTGCCGGTGACCGAGATCGTGTCCTTGCCTTCCTTCGCCCGTTGGCAGGCGTGCAGGGTGGCTTCGACAGGTGGCATGATCTGGATGTCCAAGCCTGCGGTATCGTGTTCGGGCAGGTACTTGTTCACCTTGGCGATCAGGTTGGCGTCGTGGGCGCGGTTTTCATCCAACCAGAAGACGGCGGTCGCGCCGGTCGCTCGGGCGCGGGTGACGGCCAGTTTGACCCAGTCCCGGATCGGCGCGTCTTTGGTTTGGCACATCCGCCAGATGTCGCCGGCGGCAACTTCGTGTTGCATCAACGTCTCGCCCTGCCCGTCGACAACGCGGACGGTTCCATCGGCTGGGATTTCAAAGGTCTTATCGTGCGACCCGTACTCTTCGGCCTTCTGTGCCATCAGGCCGACATTCGCGACGCTGCCCATCGTGGTCACGTCGAACGCGCCGTTCTTTTTGCAGAAGTCGATCGTCGCTTGGTAGACGCCCGCGTAGCAGCGGTCGGGGATGACAGCTTTCATGTCGTGCAGCTTGCCATCGGGGCCCCACATGCGGCCGGAGGTGCGAATCGCGGCGGGCATCGATGCGTCGATGATCACGTCGCTAGGGACGTGCAGGTTGGTGATCCCTTTGTCCGAATCGACCATCGCCAATTCGGGACGCTTTTCCATTTCGGCAGCGATGGCGGCTTTGATTTCGGCTTGTTTCGCTTCGTCCAGTTTACCGAGTTTTGCGTACAGATCGCCCAGGCCGTTGTTCGGGTTGAAGCCGATTTCGTCGAGCTCCGCGGAATACTTTTCGATCACGTCGCTGAAGAAGACGCGGACGGCGTGTCCGAAGATGATTGGGTCGGAGACCTTCATCATCGTCGCTTTCATGTGCAGCGAAAACAGGACGTTGTTCTGGCGCGCGTCTTCGATTTCTTTGGCGAAGAAGGCTTGCAGTTTGCTGCGGCTGATCCGCGATCCGTCGATGATCTCGCCGGCTTGAATTGGGAAGTCCTTTTTCAGCACGGTCACCGAACCATCGGCGGCAACCAGTTCGATTCGAACGGTGCCCGCGGCGGCCATTTCATGAGATAGTTCGCTGCCGTAGAAGTCACCGTCGTCCATCGACGCCACGTGCGACTTGGAATCGGCCGACCAAGCGCCCATCGAGTGTGGGTTCTTGCGGGCGTACTGCTTTACTGGAGCAGCGACGCGGCGGTCGGAGTTGCCTTCGCGAAGGACCGGATTGACGGCGCTGCCAAGCACTTTGGCGTAGCGATCGCGAATCTCTTGATCGGCATCGGTTTTGGGTTCGGCAGGGAAGTTGGGCAGTTCGTAGCCGTGCTGTTGCAGTTCGCTGATCGCGGCGTTCAATTGCGGGATCGATGCGCTGACGTTGGGCAGTTTGATGATGTTCGCTTCGGGAGTCTTGGCGAGTTCGCCGAGTTCCGCCAAGGCATCGGTCTGTTGTTGGTTGGCGGGCAGGCGATCGGAGAAGTTTGCCAAAATGCGGCCGGCCAGCGAGATGTCTTTGGTTTCGACATCGATCCCCGCAGCGGTTGCAAACGCGCGGATGATCGGCAGCAAAGAACCGGTGGCCAGGGCGGGAGCTTCATCGGTTTGCGTGTAAATGATCTTTGCTTGGGCCATGGATGTTCCTTTGGATGTCGGGCTACGGGAATGACCGCAGCGACTGTTCTGAATAACGTTGAGTGAGTTGTCGTTGGAGGCGAATGGGGACGCAGTTCCTCCGCGGCAAGGAGGGGGCCACGCATTGAACCCGCAATCGGCATCGGACGCGATTGTAACGGGGAAAGGGCGGCCGATGTAGCCGCCACGTTCCGCCGGGGACGACTTGTCGCAGGGCGAAACCGAATTGCCACGCTCCGGAATCGTCGATGTTTGTCGATCCGATGACCCAACGTGTCACGACGGCAGGCGACACTGCGGGAGTTGTCAGCACGCGTCGGCGTCGGCTGGCGAACTGCCAACCATGGCAGACGCTTGCCGGGCACGCCGCCGGTTAAAACATTGGACGATTCGACAGGGAGGCTTCCACAATGGTTCTTGATTCCGCGTTTTCAACAGTTTCGCATTGCCAAAACCAAGCCACATCGTGCGGCTTGGGACTGGCCGATAACTTCGCTCCCGCCGCCGTGGCGGCCAAAGTGCTTGCCGCCGCTCACCTCCAGCCGCGGGCGTATCAGCGGCGGATGGTGGTCGCGGCGCTGCAGATGGTTGCTGGGCGGTGGCGTGCGCCGGACGGGCAGCTGGCTCCCGCGGCGGGGCGTGTCTTAGTCGAGAGTCCCGTCGGCAGCGGCAAGACAGTGATCGGACTAGCGATTGCCCGCGCGCTTCAACGTGCGACCGGATGCCGCGTCGGCTGGGCTGCGATGCGGAGGAACTCGTTGGCTCGCGTCGCTGCGGAAAACGCGTCGCGGGATTTCAACCTGGATCTGCAAACGATCAGCATGTTCGACAAGTCGCCGGCAGAAGTCGACCTGTTGGTGGTCGATGAAGTCGAGTGTGGTGGAACGGCGCAGATCGAACGACTGCACCGGCAACTGCATCCCCGGTGGACCCTCGGGCTGGCGGCAAACAGCGATCCGATCAAGGCTTGTTTCGACCGCGTGATCCGCGACGCGGGAGTCTCGCAATTGATCGCCGATGGTCATTTGAGTCCCTACCGTCACTACACGCTGGGCGAGTATACGCCAGCGGTGGTTGCGAAGCGGTTGATTGAAGAGCCCGATCGATGGGGACGGTCGTTGGTGTTTTTCCAACGCCGACAGCAGGGACTCGCCTGTTCCGGTCTGTTGCAGGAACAGGGAATCGCTTGCGAGCTGTTGGGGACCGGGGCGCATCGGGAACGCCAGTTGAACGGGTTCGAACGAGGAAGCGTGCGTGTTTTGATCAGCACCGCGGCTGTACCCGAATCGCTCGATTGCCCCGAGCTGAAAACGGTCTTCTGTCGTCCGGCGGGGCGCAGCAGCATGTTGGACATGGCGGGGCCGGTGTTTTGCAAGTCGGTGGGGCAGCCGATCAAGCAGATCGTGCAATGTCGGCAGGCGGCTTTTCCAATGTGGAAACGGATCGAGGCGGAGGAGCAGTGGGAATGGAACCAGGGTGCTTGGCGAAGCGTGGCGGTGAACCGGCAACTGGCGCAAAGCGTCGCTCCGTCGGATCCGCTTCGGTTGGCATCGGAGTTCCAGCGGCAGGAGGATGTTTTCCTTGGGCGGGAGCGGTTGCGATGCTCCACCGTGAGTCACAGCGTTAGGTTTTAGGGTGCGTCAATTTTGCAATGAGCCGTTTTTTGATAGCACACGGCGCCGGCTGACCTTGCATCGCGGGAAGCGGTTGGGTTATTGAAGCAGGCTGTGGTTGGGATGCGGCGCGTTCGCTTCGTTTTGGGTGCCTTGGTCGCACTGAGAAGGAGGCTGCGTCCGCAGCTTCGATCGACATCCGTCATTTGACAGAAAACAAAGGTCGCAGATATGTTCGGGCTCACTTTGAGATACGCAACCGTAGGGATTCTGACTTTAATGACGCAGCATGTCTTTGCCCAAATTACCCCCTCACGAACGACTGCAGGAACCGCACAGGCGGTCGTTCGCTTAGAAGACCAATTGATCAACGGCTTGCGGGCCACGCGTGAAGAGCAGCAAGCGTTTCTGAGAAGCGTGGTCGTGCTCAGCGATCAGGGAAAGTTGGATAAGCGATTGATCAACGCGATCTATGTTTGGTCTCGTCGACGTCAGCCGCTTTATCCGTTCCCCTTCTTTGAACGAGGCCTTCGGATCGAAGCACAGAAACGGGGGATCGCTTTGCCCGTTGTCAATCTCGTGCAACGGGTTGGCGGTGTGACGCCACCGGCAAGTCTAACGCGCTAGCATTGAAAGTCAGGAATCGCCGACAGCTGGCGTGAATCGGGTGGCGGCGATAGATTGACCAGGCAACGTTGTGTTTGGTCAGGGCGTCGGCGGAGCTTTTTAGAAGGCTTGTGACGGCGGAGCGACGCAGCCACGCACTCCCTCTGTCATTTGTCGAACGTTGAAGGAAGCGATCCACTTTGATCACAAAGATTACCGGAAAACTGGCGTCACTGAGCGAAGAGTCGGCGATCTTGGATATTCCGCCGTTCGAGTACGAGGTCTTTATTCCCGATTTCACGCGGCGTCAGTTGCAGGGAAAAATCGGCACGACCATTTCGCTGCATACGTTGAATTACATCGACGGCAATGCAGCTCAGGGCGGCCGGCTGTCACCCCGCCTGGTCGGATTTGTCGCCACAGTGGAGAAGCAGTTTTTCGAACTGTTCTGCAGCGTCGATGGGGTTGGCGTCAAAAAAGCGTTGCGTGCGATGGTCCGCCCTGTCAAAGAGATGGCAGTGATGATCGAGCAGCAGGACGCCAAGGGGCTGTCGAGTTTGCCTGGGATCGGCCCGGCGACCGCAGAGCGCGTGATCGCCAAACTGCGTCGCAAGATGCCTCGGTTCGCCTTGTTGGTCGGTCGCGATGCAACGCCCGAAGGGGACGACGACCAACTGGATGTCGTGCGCGATACGTTTGATGCCTTGTTGGCGCTCGGACATGGCGAAGCCGACGCGCGGCAATTGATCGACGATGCGATGGCCAGCAAAAAGAAGTTCAAAGATACCGAATCGCTGCTGACTGCGATCTATCAAAAGAGCACGCAATAGGTGTTGGCGTGAGGTCGTTGGAGCTATGGCTTCAGGCGACCGCGCACACCCAGGTCGGCTGAAGCCTCGACTGCAGCGCTGTCTTTCTGTTTTCGGCTGCATTAAGATAGCCAGCGGCAACGAACACGTGTGGGCGTTGCCACGCATTTGCTGGAACCGGAGCTCTCCTCGGCGAATCCTCCGATTCTGCCCGAACTTCTTATTAAGAGAGCCGATCATGTTTCGTCTATTGCCGCGCGTTTTCCTGTTCGCTGTCATCACCAGTCCCGGATGGGCTAAGGAGCCGGCACAGGAAGGTCCGGAGACGGAAATGCCCGCGGTGGTGAAGGCGTGGGTAGAGAGTCACTTGGAAAACTTGATCGCCGACTACCACTGGTTTCACACCCATCCGGAGCTTTCGTTTGAAGAACGGGAAACCTCTGCTCGGATCGCTCAACGGTGGCGCGAGGCGGGTTTCGAAGTGACCACAGGTGTTGGCGGTTATGGTGTTGTGGGGATCCTTGAAAATGGCCCCGGACCACGCTTGATGCTACGGACCGATCTGGATGCGTTGCCACTGGTCGAAAAAACTGAATTGCCCTACGCATCGACCGTGACCACCAAAAACACCGATGGTACCGATACGGGGGTGATGCACGCTTGTGGCCACGATGTTCACATGACCAACCTGGTTGGCGTCGCTCAATTCCTCGCCAGCCACCGCGATCTATGGCAGGGAACTTTGATGTTGATTGGCCAGCCCGCGGAGGAACGCGGGGCGGGGGCCAAAGCGATGCTCGAAGATGGCCTGTTCACTCGCTTTCAAAAGCCCGACTTTGCGATCGCGCTCCATGTGGGAGGCAATGTCGCGACGGGGAAGGTGGAAACGTTGGCAGGTTTCGCGATGGCGAACGTCGACAGCGTCGATATCACGATGATCGGCCGCGGCGGCCACGGTTCAGCGCCTCACACGACGATCGATCCGATCGTTCAAGCTGCCGCCCTGGTGATGGACCTGCAGACGATTGTCAGCCGCGAAATCAAGCCCTTGGATCCGGCTGTGGTCACCGTCGGATCGATTCATGGTGGGACGAAGCACAATATCATTGGCGATAGCTGCCACCTGCAGCTGACCGTGCGGTCGTACGATCCCAAGGTCCGCGAGAAGCTGCTGGCGGCGATCGAGCGAAAGGCCAAGGCGGTCGCCGCTAGCTTTGCCGCTCCCGAACCGAAGATCAGCGTCGCCGAAGGGACACCTTCGCTGAGGAACGACGATCAGCTGGCTGCGCGGATCACCGCAGTCTTTCAGAAGCTGTTGGGCGAAGCGAATGTGAGCACGCCAGCGCCGTCGATGGGAGGCGAGGACTTCAGCCGATACGGCCGAGCGGGAGTGCCGATTTTGATGTATCGCTTGGGATCGGTCGAAGCGCGGCGGTTGGACCGCTACGAGGTATTAGGAACCAATCCCCCGTCGCTCCACTCGAGTCTCTACTACCCCGACATCGAACCGACGTTGACGACGGGGCTGCAGACGATGGTTGCGGCCGCGCTGGAAATCCTCAGCAAATAGCACCGGCAACGGAAGGCTTGCCAGGGCGCGGACCGATCTGTCAAACGCTTGCAAAAGCGTTTGCTAGATGATGCCGCCGTGAACGCGAACCGGCGTCATATGGCTTGGTTGGTCAAGGAACCAGAAGCGTTCCCATTCATCGACGACCTGGCGAAGGTCTTCGGAGGTGAACAGCAACTGTTTGACACGGTGCTCGGGCCGAGCCGAATAGATTGGCAGAAAGCAGCCGCCCAACGGTCCGAGACATAGTGCCAGGGCGGTAATCTGAAATAAACGTCGCATCGCCGTTCCTCCGTGAACGTCTTTGTCTGCCGTGGAAGTCCATTGTTCGGATCCGAATCTGCTCGGAATCGCAACGCAGGAAATCGATCGTACTACTTCTCGTAATCGTAATCAGCCAACGGAGCGGTCTCCGAAGGCATCGTGAGTTGTCGAATCGGCGGGCTTGTTGTGGTTGTTGTCGGTTCTTTCGAGCGGATCCAAAACGGATTCGGTCTCAAGGTTGTTAACAATGCCCGCCGTCAGTTCGGCAACACGCGACTCCATCTCCTTGCCTGGCTTGAATGTGACGACATACTTTGCCGGCACACTCACTTGTTTCCCCGTACGAGGATTCCTGGCCTTTCGGGCAGCCCTTAATTTGACTTCAAAGACACCAAAGTTCCGCAGTTCGATCCGCTCCTCTTTGACAAGCGATTCGATGATTGCGTCGAACGTTTTTTGAACGATCTTCTTGGTTTGTTGTTGAGTCAGCCCGACTTCCTCGGAAATCGTTTTGACAATGTCTTTTTTGGTCACAAACTCGATCCCCAAGACGGATGATTCAGCGTTGTAAGTCCTTTGCACGACGCTACTTAGTAAAGCGAAGTGTAGACGCAACCGAACCTGCCGTCAAGATCGACCGGTCGTAAGATCGAAACGATCGACACAACCGATACTCTCCGAATCGGCTCTCTAGCCCGCAAACTTCAACAAAGCTGTAAAGATCGTGGTACTAGACGTTGGCTAGCATTTACTAAGCCGATTCCACTTTCGGTTTGTATTTCGCTAGCTCTCACAACTCCCCCGCCGGAACGTCCTGCTTTCCTTTGCTAGCGTATGCGATACAGCCTGGTAATCGAGCTGTCTCGCTGCACTGCAACACGCCGACGGTTTGCGGTTGCGCGGTTTTTCGCAAATTGGGTCGAGAGGCTCCCGTTGCGATGGGCTCCTGAACGGAAGAGCTGTCGAGCGTTCGCTCGACGCCCTCCCCCATCAAAACCTTAGGAGTCCGTCATGAACATCGCCTCAATCGTTTCTCCACCCGTCGATCGATCGCCTTTGCGACGCGATCGGAGAACCTCAAACCTCTTCGCCGCCGAGAGTCGACAGTTGGTGGGCTTGCTGATCGTCGCAGTTGCTAGCGTTGGAGTTCTGTTTGCCCGGCCAGCCGATGCGGCCGGAATGCTGGTCGCCGACGGCGGTGCGGGGGGCGTGCTGGAGATCAAACAGCAGGATGTCCGCGTGACGATCAACAACGGGATTGCTGTCACGCAGATCGACCAAGTCTTTGTGAATACCGAAAACCGGATCGTCGAAGCGCTCTACACCTTCCCGGTTCCACGCGGCGCGAGCGTTTCAAATTTCAGCATGTGGATCAGCGGCAAGGAGATGATCGGAGAGGTCGTCGAAAAGCAGCGGGCTCGCGAGATCTACAACAGCTACAAACGGGTGCGACGCGACCCGGGATTGCTCGAACAAGTCGATTTCAAGCAGTTTGAAATGCGGATCTTTCCGATCGCCGCCGGAGCGGAGCAGCGCGTGCGGATCGAATACTACCAGGAACTCCAGCTCGATCACGACTGGGGCACCTACGTTTACCCGCTCGCAACTCAAACCGCAGGTCGCCCGATCGATACGCGGGTGCAGGGCCGGTTTTCGATGAACCTGGAACTGCTCAGCGAGGTGCCGTTGCAGGAACTGCGAAGCGAATCGCACAAGGACGACTTCGTGGTCGTCAACCACACCGAGAGCTATGCTCAGGCGAGCATGGAGCTGACCGAAGGCGATCTTTCCCGCGACATCGTGCTAGCGTTTCAGACCAAGCGGCCGCAGACGGGAGTCGATGTTGTCAGCAGTTGGCCCGAGGGAGAAGACGGCTACTTTATGATGACGATCACGCCGGGCGAGGATCTCAGCAGCACGATGGAGGCGATGGATTATGTCTTTCTGTTGGATATCAGCGGATCGATGGCGAGGGATGAGAAACTGGCGATCAGCCGCCGGAGCGTCGCCGCGTTTATCGAATCGTTGAGCCCCGAGGATCGCTTCGAATGCCTCGCCTTCAATTTGCAACCGACGCCGTTGTTTCAAGAAGCTCGCGCCGCGACGGCTGACAATTTGGAAGTCGCCAATGAATTCTTTGCCGCCCAACGCGCCCGCGGCGGGACCGTGCTGGGGCCAGCGCTGAAGATGGCTTACGGATATCGCGATGCCGATCGACCGCTGAACGTTGTCCTGTTGAGCGACGGGCTGACCGAACCGGGCGAGCAATCGGAACTGCTGCGGTTGATCGGAGCACGACCCGACGGAGTCCGGGTGTTTTGTGTTGGCGTTGGCAACGAAGTGAATCGTCCCCTGTTGGACCAGATCGCGACGCGAGCCGGCGGATTGGCGGCGTTTGTTTCGACCGAGGATAGTTTCCGTCGCCAAGCCCATCTGATGCGTCAAAAGCTGGTTCGCCCAGCGATCGCCAACCTGTCGGTCGATTTCGCCGATACGCGAATCAGCGAAGTCGAACCGCAACAACTGGGCAATCTGTTTTACGGTACGCCACTGCGTCTGTTGGGGCGGTTCTCCTCCGGCGGTCCGACTCAGGTGACGATGAAAGGCGAGATCCAAGGGAGTCCATGGGAACAAACCGTCGAGATCCCTTTGCCGACGGAGCGATCGAAAGCCTATAACAGCCTGATCGAAAGGATGTGGGCGTTCCGCAAGGTCTCGCGGTTGTTGGACGAGGAACGAGGCGGATCGGGATCGCGCCAAGCCGAGATCGTGCGGCTGTGCGAAGGCTATTCGATCGTCTCTCCCTATGCTTCGATGCTGGTTTTGGAGAACGACGCCGAATACAAGCGCTGGAAGATCCAGCAACGCAACGCAACGCGCTTGAGCCGCGATCGGGCTTCGCAAAAACAGGTCGCCGATAAACTGGCGGCTCTACGTGATCGCAGCCAGGAGTACCTTGTATCGACGCCTGCGAAACCGGCGGCGACCGATACGCCCGCTGCAAATAGCCAAGACGCTGCCAACAACGCAAGCGTCCCCGCCGGCAACTCTCCGGAACCTGCCGCGCCCGGCCAAGCTCGCTCGCGTCGCGGAGTCGATCTCGATGTGCGTCCCTTCAGCGGAGGCGGTGGAGGCGCGATCGATCCCATCACCGCCACGCTGGCAATTTCTGCTGCCGGAGCGGCCGCCTGGACACGTCGACGCCGCAACCCACCGGCGAAGGTTTGATGCTTGCGGGAAGAGTGTCCCGGCGGAAGGAGATGCTGGGACGAAGCCTTGATGGAACATGAACCGACCTGATGTGGAGCGAATCAGCGATGAAGACGATTCCTGTTCCTGTGACGATCACGATCGTCCTGATATCGATTCTTGCCGCGGTCTTTCCGAGCCTCACATCGTTGCTGGAGCTCGATTTTCAACGGGCCGCCCAAGGAGAGATTTGGCGTTGGATCAGCGGACACGTGGTCCATTTTGATTGGAGTCACTTCTTTTGGGATGTCAGCATGTTCGCCACGCTATCGGCGATCTGCGAATCGAAGTACCGCCGCGCGTACGCTCCCATCTTGGTCGGCAGCATATTGGTGATCTCTCTATCGCTAGCGATCGTGTGTCCAGAGATCCGTTGTTATCGTGGGCTCTCGGGAATCGACACGATGTTGTTCGGATGGTGGGTGATCGATTGGATACGAACCAACCTGCACGCCAAAGATTTGCCGGCGGCGGGACTGGGAGGAATGATGTTGCTGGGGCTGGTCGGGAAACTCGGCTACGAAGCGGTCTTTCACCAGACGCTGTTTGTCCAGTCGGCTGCCTTCGTGCCGTTGGTCGAAGCCCACATTGCAGGGCTGATCTGTGGCGCGACCGCCGCACTGGGTGTGCCTATCGTTCAGAATTGGACTCGAGTTCGACAGCCGATCTCAGTCTAAACGAGGCCGTTCGACCCAGCGATAGGCTTGCTTGGAATTGAGCGAGCAGAAGTTGGCGGTCGCTGTGGCTCCCTTTTCTGCGGCGTATTGCATCGCGATCCGCTGCAGGTCTTCGTAAGTGGCCCCGCGATCCGAGACGGGCCAATTGCTAGCATAGATCACGCGCGAATCGCCAAACGCATTCCAGACGACATCGAGGTAGGGGCGATAGAATTCGAGGTCCTTCGGGGCCGGTTGCTTGCTGTGATGGGCCGCGCTTTCCACGAGACCAGAGATCTTGCAGTAGACGTTGTCGTGATCGGCGGCTGCGCGAATCCCGTCGATCCATCCCTGCGGCGGTCGATCGGCTGTGACCGGGACGTTGCCGATATGATTCTGCACGATCGTCAGGCTGGGCAGCCGACGCGCCAACTTGGCGATTACCGCTGGGGTCTCGGGGCCACCGTTGACGTCGAGGGCCAGGCCGCGGTCGGCCAGCGCTTTGAGTGCCGCGAGGTCGTTGGCTTCCAACAGCTTTTTCAAAAGCCCGACCGAGATCCGGATGCCGCGAAACAGCGGGTTGGCGGAGAACCGAGCCAGGTGTTTGTCGAAGTCGGGTTGGTCGGGATCGATCCGGCCGACAATCCCTAAGATAAACGGATCGTCCGCCGCCAAATCGAGCAGCCATGCGTTGTCTTCTACCCAGACGCTCGCTTCGACGATCACGGTTCCGGTCACCGGGCGGTATTGCTTCAGCTCGCGGAGATGTTTCGGCAAGACGGTTCGGTAGAGCGGACCCGGTCCGGGCCAAGGCACTCCCTGTGGCCGGCTTGGATCGTAGAAGTGCGTATGGCAATCGATGATCTCCAGCGGCGGATCGCTTTCGGCGGCGTCGCTGGTGCCAAGACACAGCCCGGTCAACGCAACGGCACCGCTTTGCAAGCAACCGCGGCGCGAGATCGTCGACGTTTTGAGAGACTCAAGTGAATTGGGATTCATGGGGATCTCGCGGTTTAGCGGTTGAAGATGAACTCGGTTGAGTTTAGCAGACTCCAGAAGATGTCTTCATAAACGTGGGCGTCTTTCTTCTGGTCACCGATCAGACCCAGCAAACCGGACATCTCTTCGGCGGTCGGTTGGCGACAGAGAGCGGTGATGAACATCTGTTGAATGATTTCTTCCGGCGTTTCGCCATCGGCGATCTGCTTTCGGAATCGTCCGTTGGCATACAGACGCCCTTGAACCGTCGAGCCAACGCTCAGGTTTAACGTTTGCGACAACGTCGGTTCGGTCTTGGTGTCGCAGACGCAGACCGAATTGCGCCCCGCACGACCAAACGTCTTAAAGAAGTCGCCACCGAAA from Rosistilla carotiformis includes the following:
- a CDS encoding NADP-dependent isocitrate dehydrogenase translates to MAQAKIIYTQTDEAPALATGSLLPIIRAFATAAGIDVETKDISLAGRILANFSDRLPANQQQTDALAELGELAKTPEANIIKLPNVSASIPQLNAAISELQQHGYELPNFPAEPKTDADQEIRDRYAKVLGSAVNPVLREGNSDRRVAAPVKQYARKNPHSMGAWSADSKSHVASMDDGDFYGSELSHEMAAAGTVRIELVAADGSVTVLKKDFPIQAGEIIDGSRISRSKLQAFFAKEIEDARQNNVLFSLHMKATMMKVSDPIIFGHAVRVFFSDVIEKYSAELDEIGFNPNNGLGDLYAKLGKLDEAKQAEIKAAIAAEMEKRPELAMVDSDKGITNLHVPSDVIIDASMPAAIRTSGRMWGPDGKLHDMKAVIPDRCYAGVYQATIDFCKKNGAFDVTTMGSVANVGLMAQKAEEYGSHDKTFEIPADGTVRVVDGQGETLMQHEVAAGDIWRMCQTKDAPIRDWVKLAVTRARATGATAVFWLDENRAHDANLIAKVNKYLPEHDTAGLDIQIMPPVEATLHACQRAKEGKDTISVTGNVLRDYLTDLFPILELGTSAKMLSIVPLLAGGGLFETGAGGSAPKHVQQFVEEGHLRWDSLGEFLALAVSLEDLGTKTGNKKALVLAETLNTATGTFLDNDKSPSRKVKEIDNRGSHFYLTLYWAQALAAQTQDAELQQRFAAVASQLADQEAKIVAELSDAQGQPVDLGGYYQPNPEKLSNAMRPSATFNSVIESL
- a CDS encoding DEAD/DEAH box helicase — encoded protein: MVLDSAFSTVSHCQNQATSCGLGLADNFAPAAVAAKVLAAAHLQPRAYQRRMVVAALQMVAGRWRAPDGQLAPAAGRVLVESPVGSGKTVIGLAIARALQRATGCRVGWAAMRRNSLARVAAENASRDFNLDLQTISMFDKSPAEVDLLVVDEVECGGTAQIERLHRQLHPRWTLGLAANSDPIKACFDRVIRDAGVSQLIADGHLSPYRHYTLGEYTPAVVAKRLIEEPDRWGRSLVFFQRRQQGLACSGLLQEQGIACELLGTGAHRERQLNGFERGSVRVLISTAAVPESLDCPELKTVFCRPAGRSSMLDMAGPVFCKSVGQPIKQIVQCRQAAFPMWKRIEAEEQWEWNQGAWRSVAVNRQLAQSVAPSDPLRLASEFQRQEDVFLGRERLRCSTVSHSVRF
- the ruvA gene encoding Holliday junction branch migration protein RuvA, producing MITKITGKLASLSEESAILDIPPFEYEVFIPDFTRRQLQGKIGTTISLHTLNYIDGNAAQGGRLSPRLVGFVATVEKQFFELFCSVDGVGVKKALRAMVRPVKEMAVMIEQQDAKGLSSLPGIGPATAERVIAKLRRKMPRFALLVGRDATPEGDDDQLDVVRDTFDALLALGHGEADARQLIDDAMASKKKFKDTESLLTAIYQKSTQ
- a CDS encoding amidohydrolase, with amino-acid sequence MFRLLPRVFLFAVITSPGWAKEPAQEGPETEMPAVVKAWVESHLENLIADYHWFHTHPELSFEERETSARIAQRWREAGFEVTTGVGGYGVVGILENGPGPRLMLRTDLDALPLVEKTELPYASTVTTKNTDGTDTGVMHACGHDVHMTNLVGVAQFLASHRDLWQGTLMLIGQPAEERGAGAKAMLEDGLFTRFQKPDFAIALHVGGNVATGKVETLAGFAMANVDSVDITMIGRGGHGSAPHTTIDPIVQAAALVMDLQTIVSREIKPLDPAVVTVGSIHGGTKHNIIGDSCHLQLTVRSYDPKVREKLLAAIERKAKAVAASFAAPEPKISVAEGTPSLRNDDQLAARITAVFQKLLGEANVSTPAPSMGGEDFSRYGRAGVPILMYRLGSVEARRLDRYEVLGTNPPSLHSSLYYPDIEPTLTTGLQTMVAAALEILSK
- a CDS encoding HU family DNA-binding protein, which codes for MTKKDIVKTISEEVGLTQQQTKKIVQKTFDAIIESLVKEERIELRNFGVFEVKLRAARKARNPRTGKQVSVPAKYVVTFKPGKEMESRVAELTAGIVNNLETESVLDPLERTDNNHNKPADSTTHDAFGDRSVG
- the mprA gene encoding MprA protease, GlyGly-CTERM protein-sorting domain-containing form — its product is MNIASIVSPPVDRSPLRRDRRTSNLFAAESRQLVGLLIVAVASVGVLFARPADAAGMLVADGGAGGVLEIKQQDVRVTINNGIAVTQIDQVFVNTENRIVEALYTFPVPRGASVSNFSMWISGKEMIGEVVEKQRAREIYNSYKRVRRDPGLLEQVDFKQFEMRIFPIAAGAEQRVRIEYYQELQLDHDWGTYVYPLATQTAGRPIDTRVQGRFSMNLELLSEVPLQELRSESHKDDFVVVNHTESYAQASMELTEGDLSRDIVLAFQTKRPQTGVDVVSSWPEGEDGYFMMTITPGEDLSSTMEAMDYVFLLDISGSMARDEKLAISRRSVAAFIESLSPEDRFECLAFNLQPTPLFQEARAATADNLEVANEFFAAQRARGGTVLGPALKMAYGYRDADRPLNVVLLSDGLTEPGEQSELLRLIGARPDGVRVFCVGVGNEVNRPLLDQIATRAGGLAAFVSTEDSFRRQAHLMRQKLVRPAIANLSVDFADTRISEVEPQQLGNLFYGTPLRLLGRFSSGGPTQVTMKGEIQGSPWEQTVEIPLPTERSKAYNSLIERMWAFRKVSRLLDEERGGSGSRQAEIVRLCEGYSIVSPYASMLVLENDAEYKRWKIQQRNATRLSRDRASQKQVADKLAALRDRSQEYLVSTPAKPAATDTPAANSQDAANNASVPAGNSPEPAAPGQARSRRGVDLDVRPFSGGGGGAIDPITATLAISAAGAAAWTRRRRNPPAKV
- the rrtA gene encoding rhombosortase — translated: MKTIPVPVTITIVLISILAAVFPSLTSLLELDFQRAAQGEIWRWISGHVVHFDWSHFFWDVSMFATLSAICESKYRRAYAPILVGSILVISLSLAIVCPEIRCYRGLSGIDTMLFGWWVIDWIRTNLHAKDLPAAGLGGMMLLGLVGKLGYEAVFHQTLFVQSAAFVPLVEAHIAGLICGATAALGVPIVQNWTRVRQPISV